A section of the Aricia agestis chromosome 4, ilAriAges1.1, whole genome shotgun sequence genome encodes:
- the LOC121726298 gene encoding MIT domain-containing protein 1-like — MNIENAAVNILKRGVELDTNKRYTEALVCYQEGLQILVDKIKGEPDDSVKSYLRKKVEEYMKRAETIKKIVVQQKETGQFHEQVHIENNSTGHSYKTLFGRFLDEEVQYVIVEDPYIRSFHQCQNFLRLCELLVRTCSNLRHIELTTARDGKSEREQREWFQNLCSDLRKYRIQLIVKYSETLHDRQIILSSGWIIKIGRGLDFYKAPENKFCLGVYDLDLRQCHETTVDIVHSKNVKQSYG; from the exons ATGAATATAGAAAATGCCGCAGTGAATATTCTTAAACGGGGCGTCGAATTAGACACAAACAAAAGGTATACAGAAGCACTTGTTTGTTATCAAGAAGGACTGCAAATACTAGTAGACAAGATAAAAG GAGAGCCAGATGATTCAGTAAAGTCATATTTACGTAAAAAAGTTGAGGAATATATGAAGAGGGCTgagacaataaaaaaaattgttgtccAACAGAAGGAGACTGGTCAATTTCATGAGCAGGTGCACATAGAGAACAATTCCACAGGACACAGTTATAAGACTTTATTTGGGAGGTTTTTAGATGAGGAGGTCCAGTATGTTATTGTGGAGGACCCGTATATAAGAAGTTTTCATCAG TGTCAGAACTTTCTACGCCTTTGTGAATTGCTTGTAAGGACTTGTAGTAATTTAAGACATATAGAATTAACAACAGCAAGAGATGGAAAATCTGAGAGAGAACAGAGAGAGTGGTTTCAGAATCTTTGCAGTGATTTGCGTAAATATAGAATACAGCTCATTGTGAAGTACTCTGAGACTCTACATGACAGACAGATAAt ATTAAGTTCCGGCTGGATAATTAAAATTGGCAGAGGGCTAGACTTTTATAAAGCACCAGAAAACAAATTCTGCCTGGGAGTTTATGACTTAGATTTGAGGCAGTGTCATGAAACAACTGTGGATATTGTACATTCAAAGAATGTTAAACAATCATATGGGTGA
- the LOC121726297 gene encoding DNA-directed RNA polymerase III subunit RPC3, giving the protein MSHQLGRAVSQILERYLGEVVQKVGDYLFKYGAQPIGMIVRNTKLPGTQVIESLRSLLKFDFATFEVSDRGVNYKLLPDNVMLLIRYPRYLLQIKGKYGSDAEIIVEELLQQASCTATVLLVTIANKYKEDKEKNISLVKLKDTFISLATAAYIQQAPVAELKEGSDIPTLVPVATIVPDIDVRDLIQAMNNLAESKDNIYWRVNFDRFDLDFRDDIMIKAITRRIDENAGEVMRLLLEQMYLSSSPWAPESTPTPVVDLRDRARTVPDRPLLQQYLDQYLKVIEENGAGFVVRAGDAGGGRVSVRGRAAAAALLRALLDHLVTERLGSNAARIFRLILTRKYVEEEDIQKYAMLPNKECKELTYKLLEQHFISIQPMRKAASAGGMAKAIYLYHVKLNEVAHLARDMCLKALHNTSRSAGQLRRSHVRLLDKQRRVRSIVHGMQVRGEPQQNIDDVLETLTPPEMALLQGIEKQLKKLSVAELELDKSLFIINWYFMYPE; this is encoded by the exons ATGAGCCATCAACTCGGTCGTGCGGTTTCACAAATTCTGGAAAGATACCTCGGTGAAGTAGTACAGAAAGTGGGTGACTATTTGTTCAAGTATGGAGCTCAACCGATCGGAATGATTGTTAGAAATACTAAATTACCTGGAACTCAG GTTATAGAAAGCTTAAGGTCGCTTTTGAAGTTTGACTTCGCAACGTTTGAAGTGTCGGACCGTGGTGTAAATTACAAATTACTGCCAGACAATGTTATGCTTCTAATCAGATACCCTAG ATATCTACTACAAATTAAAGGCAAATATGGAAGTGATGCTGAAATTATTGTTGAGGAGTTACTGCAGCAGGCCTCATGCACGGCGACAGTGCTGCTAGTCACGATAGCAAACAAATACAAAGAAGATAAA gagaAAAATATATCATTAGTTAAACTTAAGGACACATTTATTAGTCTTGCTACTGCAGCATACATACAGCAGGCTCCAGTAGCGGAATTAAAGGAGGGCAGCGACATCCCAACATTAGTACCCGTAGCCACTATTGTACCAGATATAGATGTTAGAGACCTCATACAAGCCATGAACAACTTAGCAGAGTCAAAGGATA ATATATACTGGAGAGtaaactttgatagatttgacTTGGATTTTCGAGATGATATCATGATAAAAGCAATTACAAGGAGAATAGATGAAAATG CGGGCGAGGTGATGCGGTTGCTGTTGGAACAGATGTACCTGTCGTCGTCCCCGTGGGCGCCGGAGTCGACCCCCACGCCGGTGGTGGACCTGCGGGACCGGGCGCGGACGGTGCCCGACAGACCGCTGCTGCAGCAGTACCTCGACCAATATCTTAAAGTTATAG AGGAGAACGGTGCGGGTTTCGTGGTGCGTGCGGGGGATGCGGGGGGCGGGCGGGTGAGCGTGCGgggccgcgccgccgccgccgcgctgcTGCGGGCGCTGCTCGACCATCTCGTCACAGAGCGACTCGGATCTAACGCCGCTAGGATATTCcg GTTGATTCTCACAAGGAAATACGTTGAGGAGGAGGACATACAGAAATATGCGATGTTGCCGAACAAGGAGTGTAAGGAGTTGACGTACAAACTGCTCGAACAACATTTCATCAGCATCCAGCCGATGCGGAAGGCGGCGTCGGCGGGGGGCATGGCCAAAGCCATATATTTATATCACGTCAAATTGAATGAG GTGGCGCACTTGGCGCGTGACATGTGTCTGAAGGCGCTGCACAACACGTCGCGATCGGCGGGCCAGCTGCGGCGGTCGCACGTGCGCCTGCTCGACAAGCAGCGGCGAGTGCGCTCCATCGTGCACGGCATGCAGGTGCGCGGGGAGCCGCAGCAGAATATCGACGAT GTGCTAGAAACTTTAACTCCACCTGAAATGGCATTACTACAGGGCATCGAGAAACAACTGAAAAAGCTCAGCGTAGCGGAACTAGAACTTGACAAATCACTGTTTATTATCAATTGGTACTTTATGTATCCAGAGTAA